In the Solibacillus sp. FSL K6-1523 genome, one interval contains:
- a CDS encoding o-succinylbenzoate--CoA ligase, which translates to MQPNWIKQRAYLTPNRIALSFHEQQWTFRELYEQSVKMAYQLNAYGLSNGKRVAILAPSTPQLIQVIYSCMQAQCEMVLLNSRLSKQELAYQIEDAEVDAILAHDDDLVKLQQDERIIRFSKLVQKQGQPFDIAQEWDEQFAMTIMYTSGTTGFPKGVCQTVGNHSASAISSALNLGIKEQDTWLCTVPIFHISGFSIVVRSLLYGMKIRLYEKFDGKQCAEEIIQGTVTKMSVVAVTLEMILTEMEQQNVKASPEFTTMLAGGGPVPVDYLKRASKLDMPVAQTYGMTETASQTATLSNEDAMSHLGSAGKPLFFNQIQIAKQQGEEIGEILIRGPHVTPRYIGKYKDTPTMVDGWLHTGDLGYLDADGYLYVVDRRADLIISGGENIYPAEIENCLLAHPGVKEAGVCGIVHEKWGQVPIAFIVKRNDVTEQEIINFCKQSLANYKIPKLIYFVHELPRNGSNKLVRRNLLQLLDGEK; encoded by the coding sequence ATGCAACCAAATTGGATTAAACAACGCGCTTATTTAACGCCGAACCGAATTGCCTTAAGTTTTCACGAGCAACAATGGACATTTCGAGAGCTTTATGAGCAATCTGTTAAAATGGCGTATCAATTAAATGCTTACGGATTATCAAATGGAAAAAGGGTAGCGATTTTAGCTCCATCTACGCCGCAACTTATACAAGTCATATATAGCTGTATGCAAGCACAGTGTGAAATGGTTCTATTAAACAGTCGCCTTTCTAAGCAAGAGTTAGCGTATCAAATTGAAGATGCAGAAGTAGATGCAATTTTAGCTCATGATGACGACCTTGTAAAACTCCAACAAGATGAGCGGATTATTCGATTTTCAAAGCTTGTGCAAAAACAAGGGCAGCCTTTTGACATCGCACAGGAATGGGACGAGCAGTTTGCGATGACGATTATGTATACGTCTGGAACGACAGGTTTTCCAAAGGGCGTTTGCCAAACAGTAGGCAATCATAGTGCCAGTGCAATTAGCTCTGCATTAAATTTAGGCATAAAAGAGCAAGATACATGGCTTTGCACGGTACCGATTTTTCATATAAGTGGTTTTTCGATTGTTGTGAGGTCATTATTGTACGGAATGAAAATACGTTTATATGAAAAATTTGATGGCAAACAATGTGCAGAGGAAATTATCCAAGGTACTGTAACAAAAATGTCCGTCGTTGCTGTGACGTTAGAAATGATTTTAACGGAGATGGAGCAGCAAAATGTAAAGGCAAGTCCAGAGTTTACGACGATGCTTGCCGGTGGAGGCCCCGTGCCAGTAGATTATTTAAAACGGGCTAGTAAGTTGGATATGCCTGTTGCGCAAACATATGGGATGACGGAAACAGCCTCCCAAACGGCAACTTTATCGAATGAGGATGCAATGAGTCATCTCGGTTCTGCTGGAAAACCATTGTTTTTTAATCAAATTCAAATTGCCAAGCAGCAGGGGGAGGAAATTGGCGAAATATTAATACGAGGCCCTCATGTTACCCCGCGTTATATTGGAAAATATAAAGATACGCCAACAATGGTAGATGGCTGGTTGCATACAGGGGATTTGGGCTATTTAGATGCGGACGGTTATTTGTATGTCGTGGATCGACGCGCGGATTTAATCATTTCAGGCGGTGAAAATATATATCCTGCTGAAATTGAAAATTGCCTTTTAGCGCATCCAGGGGTAAAAGAAGCTGGGGTTTGTGGCATTGTTCATGAGAAATGGGGACAAGTTCCAATTGCTTTTATTGTGAAGAGAAATGACGTAACGGAACAAGAAATCATCAACTTCTGTAAACAAAGCCTTGCGAATTATAAAATACCGAAATTGATCTATTTTGTACATGAATTACCGCGGAATGGTTCGAATAAGTTAGTAAGAAGAAATTTACTGCAGCTACTTGATGGGGAAAAATAA
- the menB gene encoding 1,4-dihydroxy-2-naphthoyl-CoA synthase — protein sequence MTKQRLWTSLHTYEDIKYEFYNGIAKITINRPEVRNAFRPKTTAEMIDAFTRARDDERVGTIILTGEGEHAFCSGGDQKVRGNGGYVGEDNIPRLNVLDLQTLIRKIPKPVVAMVAGYAIGGGHVLHVVCDLTIAAENARFGQTGPKVGSFDAGYGSGYLARIVGHKKAREIWYLCRQYDAQEALDMGLVNTVVPYEQLEDETVKWCEEMLEMSPTALRFLKAAMNADTDGLAGIQQLAGDATLLYYTTDEAKEGRDAFKEKRKPDFGQFPRFP from the coding sequence ATGACGAAGCAACGTTTATGGACTTCATTACATACGTATGAAGACATTAAGTATGAGTTTTATAACGGTATCGCAAAAATTACGATTAACCGTCCAGAAGTACGCAATGCATTCCGCCCAAAAACAACAGCGGAAATGATCGATGCATTCACTCGTGCACGTGATGATGAGCGTGTAGGTACGATTATTTTAACTGGTGAAGGTGAGCACGCATTCTGTTCAGGCGGCGACCAAAAAGTTCGCGGTAACGGTGGCTATGTAGGCGAAGATAATATTCCTCGTTTAAATGTTTTAGATTTACAAACATTAATCCGTAAAATTCCAAAGCCGGTAGTTGCGATGGTTGCAGGTTATGCAATCGGCGGTGGTCACGTATTACACGTTGTATGTGACTTAACAATTGCTGCTGAAAATGCGCGTTTCGGACAAACAGGTCCAAAAGTAGGCTCATTTGATGCGGGTTACGGTTCAGGCTATTTAGCACGTATCGTTGGCCATAAAAAGGCACGTGAAATTTGGTACTTATGCCGTCAATATGATGCACAAGAAGCACTTGATATGGGCTTAGTTAACACAGTAGTGCCATACGAGCAATTAGAAGACGAAACAGTAAAATGGTGTGAAGAAATGCTTGAAATGTCACCAACTGCATTACGCTTCTTAAAAGCTGCAATGAACGCAGATACAGACGGTTTAGCGGGTATCCAGCAATTAGCTGGTGACGCAACACTTTTATACTACACAACGGATGAAGCAAAAGAAGGTCGTGACGCATTCAAAGAAAAGCGTAAACCTGATTTCGGTCAATTCCCACGTTTCCCTTGA
- the menH gene encoding 2-succinyl-6-hydroxy-2,4-cyclohexadiene-1-carboxylate synthase — MARFIINEQTVHVEVFNDGAKNTLVLLHGFTGSTKTWHHVVKELPTSVKVIAIDLIGHGQSTAPQTIDAYSMEAQIQLLEDLFEQLVVQSFTLVGYSMGGRVALSYTARFPKRVTQLILESASPGLEGQAERLARKNADDALADKIVHNGLQSFIEKWENIPLFATQKQLSPIIQAEIRNERMMQREIGLANSLRGMGTGVMPSLWNELQHLAMPVTLITGELDQKFIALNEQMQQQLPNAKHILVPAVGHAIHVENPTKFATIVKETISQI; from the coding sequence ATGGCTCGATTCATTATAAATGAGCAAACGGTGCATGTAGAAGTTTTTAATGACGGGGCTAAAAATACGCTCGTACTATTACATGGTTTTACAGGTAGTACGAAAACGTGGCATCATGTTGTGAAGGAACTGCCTACTTCAGTTAAAGTCATCGCGATTGATTTAATAGGGCATGGGCAAAGTACAGCGCCACAAACGATAGATGCCTATTCCATGGAAGCGCAAATTCAATTGTTAGAAGATCTGTTTGAGCAGTTAGTAGTTCAGTCGTTCACACTTGTTGGTTATTCAATGGGGGGGCGTGTTGCACTTAGTTATACTGCACGTTTCCCTAAGCGCGTAACACAGCTAATCTTGGAGAGTGCATCACCTGGACTTGAAGGACAAGCAGAACGATTGGCTCGAAAAAATGCCGATGATGCGTTAGCCGATAAAATTGTTCACAATGGTTTGCAATCATTTATTGAAAAGTGGGAGAACATCCCCCTTTTCGCCACACAAAAGCAGTTGTCACCGATCATTCAAGCAGAAATACGCAATGAACGAATGATGCAACGAGAAATAGGTTTAGCAAATAGTTTGCGCGGGATGGGTACAGGTGTCATGCCATCCTTGTGGAACGAACTGCAACATCTTGCAATGCCTGTTACATTAATTACGGGTGAATTGGACCAGAAATTTATTGCGTTGAATGAACAAATGCAACAGCAACTTCCAAATGCAAAACATATCCTTGTCCCAGCAGTTGGACATGCAATTCATGTGGAAAATCCGACAAAGTTTGCTACAATAGTAAAGGAAACGATTTCACAAATTTAA
- the menD gene encoding 2-succinyl-5-enolpyruvyl-6-hydroxy-3-cyclohexene-1-carboxylic-acid synthase yields MNERETLTNYVYKIVATLVQNGVKNVVVSPGSRSTPLAYAFASTEALQMHRQVDERAAAFYALGLAKATGKPVVLLCTSGTAAANYYPAIIEAKYARVPLIVLTADRPHELREVGAPQTINQVRIYGENVKWSVEFPIPDDAPRTLPFIERHTVRAVNIAMTAPYGPVHLNIPFREPLLIDFQETLPKSTFASSYISELAPSKAAISELAQLINQTRTGLIIVGELPLGTDTTYLWDFIRKVQWPVMIESLSNLRTEVPEDCQLYAISTYDALMKNDRFKRNVAPQTVIRFGAQPVSKFLMQFIERAQPQSYVIIDEDPMYRDSTHVSTHFIQALIGQWLADMPIDNRLTEAPFAQFWKMADLLALDVIEKYADDAIDEGAMVQAMLENLPNEADLFVSSSMPIRDLDTFLTTSKKDLQVFANRGANGIDGVMSTALGFSKGRPQRQTYILIGDLAFLHDVNAFIATRYQPCDVTVVIMNNDGGGIFSYLPQASVEAHYEDLFGTPTALTFEQVATMYEFDYSKASNVEELVTALQQPKQSAVKIIEGFTNRADNVTEHRALWNRIQEVLNEWLDSL; encoded by the coding sequence ATGAATGAACGTGAAACTTTAACAAATTATGTGTATAAAATTGTCGCAACGCTTGTGCAAAATGGTGTTAAAAATGTGGTCGTTAGTCCTGGATCACGCTCAACACCACTTGCTTATGCGTTTGCGTCAACAGAAGCGTTACAAATGCATCGACAAGTAGATGAACGTGCGGCAGCCTTTTATGCGTTAGGTTTAGCAAAAGCAACAGGGAAGCCAGTCGTGCTTTTATGTACGTCTGGCACAGCAGCAGCCAATTACTATCCAGCCATTATCGAGGCAAAATATGCACGTGTTCCACTCATCGTTTTAACGGCGGATCGTCCACATGAATTGCGTGAAGTTGGCGCGCCGCAAACGATTAATCAAGTGCGCATTTACGGTGAAAATGTAAAATGGTCGGTAGAATTTCCGATTCCAGATGACGCACCGCGAACATTACCGTTTATCGAGCGACATACAGTGCGCGCGGTTAATATTGCGATGACTGCCCCGTATGGACCGGTTCATCTGAATATTCCGTTCCGTGAGCCATTATTAATCGACTTTCAAGAAACTTTACCGAAATCAACTTTTGCTAGCAGCTATATAAGTGAGTTAGCTCCTTCAAAAGCAGCGATTTCTGAATTAGCGCAATTGATTAATCAAACGCGTACAGGGTTAATTATTGTAGGGGAATTACCACTTGGTACGGACACGACTTATTTATGGGATTTCATTCGCAAAGTACAATGGCCTGTCATGATTGAAAGCTTATCGAATTTACGCACAGAAGTACCTGAAGACTGCCAGCTTTACGCGATTTCTACATATGATGCATTAATGAAAAACGACCGATTTAAACGCAATGTCGCACCACAAACCGTTATTCGCTTTGGCGCCCAGCCTGTATCGAAGTTTTTAATGCAATTTATTGAGCGTGCTCAGCCGCAAAGCTATGTCATAATTGATGAAGACCCAATGTATCGTGATTCAACACATGTATCTACTCATTTTATTCAAGCGCTTATTGGACAATGGTTAGCGGACATGCCAATTGATAATCGATTAACAGAGGCTCCGTTTGCGCAATTTTGGAAAATGGCTGATTTACTTGCATTAGATGTCATTGAAAAATATGCAGATGATGCTATAGATGAAGGAGCCATGGTGCAAGCCATGCTCGAAAATTTACCGAATGAAGCGGATTTATTCGTAAGCAGTAGTATGCCAATTCGTGATTTAGATACGTTTTTGACTACTTCTAAAAAAGATTTACAAGTGTTTGCGAATCGAGGGGCGAATGGTATTGACGGGGTCATGTCAACGGCGCTTGGATTTAGCAAAGGGCGACCACAGCGTCAAACGTATATCTTAATCGGGGATTTAGCTTTTTTACATGATGTAAATGCCTTTATTGCTACGCGTTATCAACCATGTGACGTGACGGTAGTTATCATGAATAATGATGGTGGGGGCATCTTCTCCTATTTACCACAAGCATCGGTGGAAGCGCATTATGAGGATTTATTCGGTACGCCAACAGCACTTACTTTCGAACAAGTTGCAACGATGTATGAATTTGACTATAGCAAGGCATCGAATGTCGAAGAACTAGTTACAGCCTTACAACAACCGAAACAAAGTGCTGTGAAGATAATTGAAGGATTTACGAATCGCGCGGACAATGTGACGGAACATCGTGCATTATGGAACCGCATTCAAGAGGTGCTAAACGAATGGCTCGATTCATTATAA